A single region of the Salvia miltiorrhiza cultivar Shanhuang (shh) chromosome 8, IMPLAD_Smil_shh, whole genome shotgun sequence genome encodes:
- the LOC130998447 gene encoding uncharacterized protein LOC130998447, with amino-acid sequence MENIREAKFEAYQKLMTVGLEKWAQSKCPVRRYSCLTSNAAESFNGRLLWARRLPICLLIEGIRMVIEKWFDERHEAAKSIQQDITPEAHRKLTEEMEKARRYDVVPTSESVYKVKDGRSTIMVDLDSVSAKSGT; translated from the coding sequence ATGGAGAATATTAGAGAAGCCAAATTTGAGGCCTATCAGAAATTGATGACAGTTGGTCTTGAAAAGTGGGCCCAATCAAAGTGCCCTGTCCGCCGGTATAGTTGTTTGACATCGAATGCTGCTGAGTCATTTAACGGTAGATTGTTGTGGGCTAGACGTCTCCCGATTTGTTTATTGATTGAGGGGATCCGGATGGTTATCGAAAAATGGTTTGACGAAAGACACGAAGCTGCAAAGTCTATTCAACAAGATATCACTCCAGAAGCACATAGAAAACTAACGGAGGAAATGGAGAAAGCACGTAGGTATGATGTTGTGCCCACATCAGAGTCGGTGTATAAAGTCAAGGATGGCAGATCCACTATCATGGTTGACCTTGATTCTGTAAGTGCCAAGAGTGGAACATGA
- the LOC130996675 gene encoding probable nucleolar protein 5-2, with protein sequence MLLLFETPAGFALFKVLDEGKLSKVEDLGKEFASPDSARKVVKLKAFSKFENTAEALSAATLLIDSKPSKGLRKFLRSHCDGDILAVADSKLGNTIKEKLQIECVHNNSVMELMRGVRSQLTELILGLAAQDMAPMSLGLSHSLSRYKLKFSPDKVDTMIIQAISLLDDLDKELNTYAMRVREWYGWHFPELAKIVLDNILYAKSVKLMGYRSNAAKLDFSEILPEEVETELKEAAVISMGTEVSDLDLENIKDLCNQVLSLSEYRAQLYDYLKSRMNTIAPNVTALVGELVGARLIAHGGSLLNLAKQPGSTVQILGAEKALFRALKTKHATPKYGLIYHASLIGQAAPKHKGKISRSLAAKAALAIRCDALGDGEDNTMGLENRVKLEARLRSLEGKELSRSAGSIKGKPKIEFYDKDKKKGSGGMITPAKTYNPAADSILALTESLSKGDKEEAEPEVVEEERKKKKKKKRTQPEDALPGAVEAEPAKKEKKKKRKHTEEADEDGCDSSEKKKKKKRKHAETEDGGDDTSAKKKDKKKKSED encoded by the exons ATGTTGCTTCTATTTGAAACTCCGGCAGGCTTTGCGCTCTTCAAGGTCCTCGATGAAGGGAAACTTTCTAAAGTCGAG GATTTGGGGAAGGAATTTGCCTCGCCTGACTCCGCTAGAAAG GTCGTCAAGCTGAAAGCATtctcaaaatttgagaatactGCGGAGGCTTTGTCTGCTGCTACTCTACTGATAGATAGTAAACCCAGCAAAGGTCTCCGGAAATTCCTGCGCAGTCATTGTGATGGTGACATTTTAGCCGTAGCGGATTCGAAACTCGGGAACACAATCAAAGAGAAGCTT CAAATTGAATGTGTCCACAACAATTCTGTTATGGAATTAATGAGAGGTGTCAGAAGTCAATTGACTGAACTGATATTGGGTCTAGCAGCACAAGATATGGCTCCAATGAGCCTTGGTTTATCTCACAGCCTATCCAGATACAAGTTGAAATTCAGTCCTGATAAG GTTGATACAATGATAATTCAAGCCATTAGCCTGTTGGATGACCTTGACAAAGAGCTTAATACATATGCAATGAGGGTCAGAGAGTGGTATGGATGGCACTTTCCTGAACTTGCGAAGATCGTGCTAGACAACATCCTTTATGCAAAGTCTGTGAAATTGATGGGTTACCGCTCCAATGCTGCCAAGCTTGATTTCTCTGAG ATACTTCCGGAGGAGGTTGAGACAGAACTAAAGGAGGCAGCTGTGATCTCCATGGGAACTGAAGTTAGTGATCTGGATTTGGAGAACATAAAAGATCTATGTAACCAAGTTCTCTCTCTTTCCGAGTACAGAGCCCAACTGTACGACTATCTAAAAAGCAGGATGAACACTATTGCCCCAAATGTTACTGCGCTTGTTGGCGAACTTGTTGGTGCTCGCTTGATTGCTCATGGAGGCAGCTTGTTGAATCTGGCTAAGCAACCTGGAAGTACAGTGCAGATACTAGGTGCGGAGAAGGCTCTCTTTAGAGCATTGAAGACAAAGCATGCGACTCCCAAGTATGGACTTATTTATCATGCTTCTCTGATTGGCCAAGCTGCCCCTAAGCACAAGGGTAAGATTTCACGGTCTCTTGCTGCAAAAGCTGCTTTGGCTATCCGTTGTGATGCTCTTGGAGATGGTGAAGATAATACAATGGGTCTGGAGAATAGAGTCAAG CTTGAAGCGCGATTGAGGAGCTTAGAAGGAAAAGAACTAAGTCGTTCTGCTGGTTCCATAAAAGGAAAACCAAAGATCGAGTTTTATGACAAGGACAAGAAGAAAGGATCAGGAGGGATGATCACACCGGCCAAG ACTTACAATCCAGCTGCCGATTCAATTCTTGCACTTACGGAATCACTCTCCAAGGGTGATAAAGAAGAAGCAGAGCCGGAAGTTGTTGAAGAAGagcggaagaagaagaaaaagaagaagagaacTCAACCCGAAGATGCTTTGCCTGGAGCAGTTGAAGCAGAGCCAGctaagaaggagaagaagaaaaagagaaagcATACTGAAGAAGCAGACGAAGACGGTTGTGATTCCAgcgagaagaagaaaaaaaagaagaggaaaCATGCCGAAACTGAGGATGGTGGCGATGATACTTCTGCTAAGAAGAAagataaaaagaagaaaagtgaAGACTGA